In Nymphalis io chromosome 11, ilAglIoxx1.1, whole genome shotgun sequence, one genomic interval encodes:
- the LOC126771688 gene encoding uncharacterized protein LOC126771688: protein MFSPFTWCFYNAVDDGYESFAVVSEYFGRNLFNKLTVVTEPPELSKPALTPATTLHSAGQNIETKLKLDGQSRQESRTQFVEQQLYSASLEDKETKLEPQIHTKNSPFIRPSDASKREAPLRNPFDETYDESKNPFADETINDPTNPFAGDDDDYDDYDKNLNPFS, encoded by the exons ATGTTTTCGCCTTTCACTTGGTGTTTCTATAACGCAGTCGATGATGGATACGAGAG ttttGCTGTGGTTTCGGAGTATTTCGGACGAAACTTATTCAATAAGCTGACCGTAGTAACTGAACCTCCTGAGCTGTCCAAACCCGCGCTTACACCTGCGACCACCTTACATTCCGCCGGACAGAATATAGAAACCAAGTTGAAACTGGATGGGCAGAGCAGGCAAG AAAGCAGAACGCAGTTCGTGGAGCAACAGCTATACAGCGCTAGTCTAGAAGATAAGGAGACTAAATTGGAGCCACAAATTCATACCAAAAACTCCCCATTCATTCGCCCAAGTGATGCCAGCAAGAGAGAAGCACCATTAAGAAATCCCTTCGATGAAACATATGATGAGTCTAAAAATCCATTCGCTGATGAAACAATTAATGATCCGACTAACCCTTTTGCTGGTGATGACGACGATTATGATGATTACGACAAAAATCTAAATCCTTTTTCATGA